CTACCAGATCGCCCGGTGCTACCGCGACGAGGATTTCCGCGCCGACCGCCAGCCCGAATTCACCCAGCTCGACATCGAGATGAGCTTCGTCGACGCCGAGGACATCATCGCGATTTCCGAAGAGATCCTGACCGAGCTGTGGGCGCTGATCGGCTATGAGATCCCGACGCCGATCCCGCGGATCGGCTACGCCGAAGCCATGCGCCGATTCGGGACCGACAAGCCCGACATGCGGTTCGGCCTCGAGCTCGTCGAATGCGCGGAGTTCTTCAAGGACACCACATTTCGTGTGTTCCAGGCGCCGTATGTCGGCGCGGTGGTGATGCCCGGCGGGGCGTCGCAGCCGCGGCGCACGCTGGACGGCTGGCAGGAGTGGGCCAAACAGCGCGGGCACCGGGGACTGGCCTACGTCCTGGTGGATGACGACGGCACTCTGGGTGGCCCCGTGGCCAAGAACCTCACCGACGGCGAACGCGCCGGCCTGGCCGCGCATGTCGGGGCCCAGCCCGGGGACTGCATCTTCTTCTCGGCGGGTCCGCCGAAGTCCTCGCGGGCGTTGCTGGGCGCGGCCCGCATCGAGATCGCCCGTCGGCTTGACATGATCGACCCGGATGCGTGGTCGTTCGTCTGGGTGGTGGACCCGCCGCTGTTCGAGCCGGCCGAGGAGGCGACGGCCGCCGGTGACGTCGCGGTCGGGTCGGGGGCGTGGACCGCGGTGCACCACGCGTTCACCGCGCCGAAGCCAGAGTGGGCGGACCGCATCGAATCCGATCCCGGCAGCGTGCTGGCCGACGCGTACGACATCGTCTGCAACGGCCACGAGATCGGCGGCGGGTCGGTGCGTATCCACCGCCGCGACATCCAGGAGCGGGTGTTCGCGGTGATGGGTCTGGACCAGGCCGAGGCGGAGGAGAAGTTCGGATTTCTGTTGGAGGCGTTCATGTTTGGCGCGCCTCCGCACGGCGGGATCGCGTTCGGATGGGACCGGGCCGTCGCGCTGCTGGCCGGGATGGACTCGATCCGCGAGGTGATCGCGTTCCCCAAGACCGGCGGCGGCGTCGACCCGCTGACCGATGCGCCCGCGCCGATCACCGCCCAGCAGCGCAAGGAGTCCGG
This is a stretch of genomic DNA from Mycobacterium lacus. It encodes these proteins:
- the aspS gene encoding aspartate--tRNA ligase, translated to MFVLRSHAAGSLRKGDAGQRVTLAGWVARRRDHGGVIFIDLRDASGVSQVVFREPGVLAQAHRLRAEFCVAVAGVVEIRPEGNANPEIATGDIEVNAASLTVLGECAPLPFQLDEPAGEELRLKYRYLDLRRDGPASAIRLRSRVNAAARAVLERHNFVEIETPTITRSTPEGARDFLVPARLHPGSFYALPQSPQLFKQLLMVAGMERYYQIARCYRDEDFRADRQPEFTQLDIEMSFVDAEDIIAISEEILTELWALIGYEIPTPIPRIGYAEAMRRFGTDKPDMRFGLELVECAEFFKDTTFRVFQAPYVGAVVMPGGASQPRRTLDGWQEWAKQRGHRGLAYVLVDDDGTLGGPVAKNLTDGERAGLAAHVGAQPGDCIFFSAGPPKSSRALLGAARIEIARRLDMIDPDAWSFVWVVDPPLFEPAEEATAAGDVAVGSGAWTAVHHAFTAPKPEWADRIESDPGSVLADAYDIVCNGHEIGGGSVRIHRRDIQERVFAVMGLDQAEAEEKFGFLLEAFMFGAPPHGGIAFGWDRAVALLAGMDSIREVIAFPKTGGGVDPLTDAPAPITAQQRKESGIDAKAREQT